One window of Triticum dicoccoides isolate Atlit2015 ecotype Zavitan chromosome 5A, WEW_v2.0, whole genome shotgun sequence genomic DNA carries:
- the LOC119300706 gene encoding putative pumilio homolog 7, chloroplastic yields MKLDREMEMLLNEIPLLLHGDVLGCGEPAAAETDTDAVDFSYLIQELGEMGFVEDDDNGFLYPRKASSSPTSNLHFMDAENFVASRPFSMDKDRERALFDPFPFSSTCFDAAVGDDWDLLCPRARSRLCKTARPKKGTCSNGCQATSPKKCAAAKSSKYESLVGLRGYMYHVARDQHGCRFLQQRLDDGKREVDFIFTGVARHAVDLMVNPFGNYLMQKLLAVCSEEQRMGIVLTLTKDPFVLVRISLNVHGTRAVQKLIESLRAREEIQLVVAALRPGFLELIKDPNGNHVVQKCLQSFGADDNKPIFDAAAVYCLDIGMQCHGCCVLQRCIARSTGEHKEKLVAAIARNGFELAQDAYGNYVVQYVIELKVATANASLAQQFEGKYIHLSMQKFSSNVVEKCLKVFKEADKANIILELLSAPQFERLLLHPYANYVVYAALQNSKGSLHSALTNAIRPHVELLRTSPYCKRIYSRALLKK; encoded by the exons ATGAAGCTTGACAGGGAGATGGAGATGCTCCTCAACGAGATCCCTCTCCTCCTCCACGGCGACGTCCTCGGCTGCGGCGAGCCAGCCGCCGCGGAGACCGACACCGACGCCGTCGACTTCTCTTACCTCATCCAAGAACTCGGCGAGATGGGGTTCGTCGAGGACGACGACAACGGTTTCCTTTACCCCAGGAAGGCCAGCTCATCCCCGACGAGCAACCTCCATTTCATGGACGCCGAGAATTTCGTGGCGTCGCGTCCCTTCTCCATGGACAAAGACCGCGAGAGGGCTCTGTTCGATCCGTTCCCCTTCTCCAGCACCTGCTTCGACGCCGCCGTTGGCGACGACTGGGACCTCCTGTGTCCGCGGGCGAGGTCCCGGCTGTGCAAGACGGCGAGGCCGAAGAAGGGTACCTGCAGCAACGGCTGCCAGGCGACGAGCCCCAAGAAGTGCGCGGCGGCGAAGTCGTCCAAGTACGAGAGCCTTGTCGGGCTGCGCGGGTACATGTACCACGTGGCCAGGGACCAGCACGGCTGCCGGTTTCTCCAGCAGCGGCTCGACGACGGCAAGCGGGAGGTCGATTTCATCTTCACCGGCGTCGCCCGTCACGCCGTCGACCTCATGGTGAACCCATTCGGGAACTACCTCATGCAGAAGCTGCTAGCCGTCTGCAGCGAGGAGCAGAGGATGGGCATCGTTCTCACCCTCACAAAGGACCCCTTCGTGCTCGTCAGGATCTCTCTCAATGTACATGG GACAAGGGCAGTACAAAAACTGATTGAAAGCTTGAGGGCAAGGGAGGAGATCCAGCTTGTCGTCGCAGCTCTGCGCCCCGGGTtcctggagctcataaaggatcctAATGGTAACCATGTCGTGCAGAAGTGCTTGCAATCGTTCGGGGCCGATGATAACAAG CCCATCTTCGATGCTGCTGCTGTTTATTGCCTTGATATCGGGATGCAATGCCATGGCTGCTGCGTCCTGCAGCGGTGTATTGCGCGTTCGACGGGTGAGCACAAGGAGAAGCTGGTTGCCGCAATCGCTCGCAATGGGTTCGAACTTGCACAAGATGCCTATGG AAACTATGTTGTTCAGTATGTGATAGAACTAAAGGTCGCTACTGCAAATGCAAGTCTGGCACAGCAGTTTGAAGGCAAGTACATCCACCTCTCCATGCAAAAGTTCAGCAGCAACGTCGTCGAGAAATGCCTGAAAGTTTTCAAGGAAGCCGACAAAGCCAACATCATCCTGGAGCTCCTTTCTGCGCCGCAGTTCGAGCGGTTGCTTCTGCACCCTTACGCAAACTATGTGGTCTACGCAGCACTTCAGAATTCCAAG GGGTCTCTCCACTCAGCACTGACCAACGCCATCCGGCCTCATGTGGAACTACTCAGAACCAGCCCATACTGCAAGAGGATCTACTCTCGAGCTTTGCTGAAGAAGTGA